The genome window ATGCTAGGAATCGAGGAGACCACTTATCTTCAGGAGACAGGTCCTGAACGTGGAATTGGACGGATTGGGAATATTCAGCCTCAGACCTTTGGGGAATTGGCCCAGCATGTCAAGCAAGTCTTTGGTCTAGATAGCCTTCGCATGGTCCATTATCAAGAGAGTGATTTGCAGAAGCCTATTTCAAGAGTAGCCATCTGTGGTGGTAGCGGGCAGTCTTTCTATAAGGATGCTTTAGCTAAGGGAGCAGATGTCTACATCACTGGGGATATCTACTATCATACAGCTCAGGATATGCTTTCTGATGGCCTACTGGCATTGGATCCAGGACATTATATCGAAGTGCTTTTTGTGGAAAAAACCGCTGCACTCCTTACTCAATGGAAGGCAGAGAAGGGCTGGGGCATTGATATTTTGCCTAGTCAAGCATCGACCAATCCTTTCCACCATATCTAGTTAGGAAGTGAAGACAATGAAAAAAGTTGCCATTATTGGAGCAGGGATTGTAGGGGCAACTGCTGCCTACTACCTCTCTAGAGAAGCTGACTTAGAGATAACCGTTTTTGATCATGGACAGGGTCAGGCTACCAAGGCAGCAGCGGGAATTATCAGTCCTTGGTTTTCCAAACGCCGTAATAAAGCTTGGTACAAGATGGCGCGCTTGGGAGCTGACTTTTATGTGGGTTTGTTGGCTGATTTAGAAAAGTCTGGTCAGGAAATCGACTTTTATCAACGCTCAGGAGTTTTTCTCTTGAAAAAGGACGAATCCAAGTTGGAAGAACTCTATGAACTAGCTCTTCAGCGTAGGGAAGAATCTCCCTTGATAGGCCAGTTAGCTATTCTGGATCAAGCGTCTGCAAATGAATTATTTCCTGGCTTGCAGGGATTCGACCGCCTGATCTACGCTTCTGGTGGGGCACGGGTGGATGGCCAGCTCTTAGTGACTCGTTTGCTAGAAGCCAGTCAGGTCAAGCTGGTCAAAGAAAAAGTGAGTCTGACACCTTTAGCATCCGGTTACCAGATTGGTGAAGAGATGTTTGATCAGGTTATTTTGGCGACAGGAGCTTGGTTGGGGGATATTTTAGAACCTTTAGGATATGAGGTAGATGTTCGTCCCCAAAAAGGACAACTCCGAGATTATCAGCTCTCCAAAGACCTAGCATCTTACCCTGTTGTCATGCCAGAAAGGGAGTGGGATTTGATTCCTTTTGCAGATGAGAAATTGTCCCTAGGTGCTACCCATGAAAATGATATGGGATTTGACTTGACGGTGGATGAACCCTTGCTTCAACAAATGGAGGAAGCAGCCTTGCCATACTACCCAGCCTTGGCTGAAGCTACTATAAGAGGTGAGCGAGTAGGAATCCGAGCCTATACCAGTGATTTCTCCCCTTTCTTTGGACAGGTGCCAGGTTTAGCAGGTGTCTATGCGGCTAGTGGACTAGGTTCATCAGGTCTCACAACTGGGCCTATCATTGGTTACCACTTAGCTCAACTGATCCAAGACAAGGAGTTGACCTTGGACCCAGTAAATTATCCAATCGCAAACTATGTCAAACGAGTAAAAAGAGAATAGAATTTTACTGAAATTTTAGCCTACCCTCTAGGATGGCAAATGACATTCCCTATCAAAAATGATAAAATAAGAAAAAATAATCCGAGAATCGAGGAAAAAAGATGCAAGAAAAGATTTTGGTAACTGGCGGTGCCGGATTTATCGGAACCCACACTGTTATTGAATTGATCCAA of Streptococcus oralis contains these proteins:
- a CDS encoding Nif3-like dinuclear metal center hexameric protein translates to MLASEVIQAYEAFCPQEFSMEGDSRGLQIGTLDKDIQRVMVALDIREETVAEAIEKGVDLIIVKHAPIFRPIKDLVASRPQNQIYIDLIKHDIAVYVSHTNIDIVENGLNDWFCQMLGIEETTYLQETGPERGIGRIGNIQPQTFGELAQHVKQVFGLDSLRMVHYQESDLQKPISRVAICGGSGQSFYKDALAKGADVYITGDIYYHTAQDMLSDGLLALDPGHYIEVLFVEKTAALLTQWKAEKGWGIDILPSQASTNPFHHI
- a CDS encoding NAD(P)/FAD-dependent oxidoreductase — protein: MKKVAIIGAGIVGATAAYYLSREADLEITVFDHGQGQATKAAAGIISPWFSKRRNKAWYKMARLGADFYVGLLADLEKSGQEIDFYQRSGVFLLKKDESKLEELYELALQRREESPLIGQLAILDQASANELFPGLQGFDRLIYASGGARVDGQLLVTRLLEASQVKLVKEKVSLTPLASGYQIGEEMFDQVILATGAWLGDILEPLGYEVDVRPQKGQLRDYQLSKDLASYPVVMPEREWDLIPFADEKLSLGATHENDMGFDLTVDEPLLQQMEEAALPYYPALAEATIRGERVGIRAYTSDFSPFFGQVPGLAGVYAASGLGSSGLTTGPIIGYHLAQLIQDKELTLDPVNYPIANYVKRVKRE